One Solanum pennellii chromosome 10, SPENNV200 genomic region harbors:
- the LOC107002072 gene encoding annexin-like protein RJ4: MSTIIYPENTSPAADAEAIRKACQGWGTDEKAIISIIGHRNATQKKLIRQAYEELYCEDLVKRLESELSGQFEKAVYRWILNPRDRDAVILHVAIKERAIPNYRVVIEYSCIYSPEELLAVKRAYQARYKTSVEEDIAQYSTGHLRQFLVGLVGTYRYVGDELNARVANSEADILHNAISTKDFNNEEIVRIISTRSTTQLVATLNRYKDHYGSSITKHLLDDTNEGNKEYLLALRTTIRCISDPQKYYEKVIRYAMNECGTDEESVTRVIVTRAEKDLKEIKEVYYKRNSVTLDQAITNHTSGNYKAFLLTLLGNE, translated from the exons ATGTCTACCATCATTTACCCTGAAAACACTTCTCCTGCTGCTGATGCAGAGGCCATTAGGAAGGCTTGTCAAG GTTGGGGGACAGATGAGAAGGCTATAATTTCAATAATTGGCCATAGAAATGCAACTCAAAAGAAACTGATTAGACAAGCTTATGAGGAGTTATACTGTGAAGATCTTGTCAAGCGCCTTGAATCTGAATTATCCGGACAATTTGAG AAAGCAGTATACAGATGGATTCTAAATCCAAGAGATAGAGATGCAGTAATATTGCATGTTGCAATTAAAGAAAGAGCAATCCCAAATTATCGCGTGGTTATTGAGTACTCATGTATCTATTCCCCTGAAGAGTTGTTGGCTGTGAAGCGTGCCTATCAAGCTCGTTACAAGACTTCTGTCGAAGAGGACATAGCTCAGTATTCTACTGGTCATCTTCGCCAG TTTTTGGTTGGGCTAGTTGGCACATATAGGTATGTTGGTGATGAGTTAAATGCAAGAGTAGCCAACTCTGAGGCTGATATTCTTCACAATGCAATAAGTACCAAAGATTTCAATAATGAAGAAATTGTTCGAATCATTTCTACAAGGAGCACTACTCAACTCGTAGCAACTCTTAATCGCTACAAGGATCATTATGGCTCTTCAATCACCAAG cACTTGTTAGATGATACAAATGAAGGTAATAAAGAATACCTACTAGCACTGCGTACAACAATCCGATGCATTAGTGACCCCCAAAAATACTATGAAAAG GTAATTCGCTATGCGATGAACGAGTGTGGGACTGATGAAGAATCAGTGACAAGAGTGATAGTTACGCGGGCTGAGAAGGACTTGAAGGAGATTAAAGAAGTTTACTACAAGAGGAACAGTGTCACTCTTGATCAGGCAATCACCAACCACACTTCTGGAAATTACAAGGCTTTCCTCctaactcttttgggaaatgagtaa
- the LOC107001974 gene encoding uncharacterized protein LOC107001974, which translates to MVLQTTYQDKATQTENKDEDTIEELLKAITTLCTKVDSMDNEIQKLKTNEDNLKSKANISQQHDYKNAELRRSEDGKIPEIKGDDGKLPKTHNVCLNTAAGTSRKVSEKPRNTNLNQLFIKPFTQNTQKQIPTEPQTSTYAVSIQSDKKRYNYITQSYIENIYKIQTFLNLNPRSTQTKNPNEDYITQKLQGYNRLIAQPKTSSNLVKTCYSYGLLSTVYTYDGEEISGIPELYKAFVIYKRVTKGNLFYIKFYTAPTEILYEEIKSPIQVIKIGLTKDMIIPEDIEKQAEIPKKEIPNFYANKRIIGISIIIQELPNNYLNGNAIWSYYARDQVMIYSNSRELRRADMDEVHRWILSLLKPEEQPTTRALKKEFISEDLLIRYCKLIGHKYPDHRCSKCNGEDNIIPDVDLE; encoded by the coding sequence ATGGTGTTGCAGACTACTTATCAAGACAAAGCTACTCAGACTGAGAACAAAGACGAAGATACAATTGAAGAGCTACTCAAAGCCATTACTACACTTTGTACTAAAGTGGACAGTATGGACAATGAGATACAAAAGCTAAAGACTAATGAAGATAACCTGAAGTCTAAAGCTAATataagtcagcagcatgactataaAAATGCGGAGCTACGTCGATCGGAAGACGGTAAAATTCCAGAGATAAAAGGAGACGATGGGAAACTCCCTAAAACCCATAATGTTTGTTTAAATACAGCTGCAGGTACAAGCAGAAAAGTTAGTGAAAAACCAcgaaatacaaatttaaaccaGTTATTTATAAAACCATTTACCCAAAATACACAAAAACAAATACCCACAGAACCACAAACTTCTACATACGCAGTTAGTATACAAAGTGATAAAAAGAGATACAATTACATCACACAATCGTATAttgaaaacatatataagatccaaacatttttaaatttaaacccCAGATCCACACAAACCAAAAACCCAAATGAAGATTATATAACCCAAAAACTACAAGGATATAATAGATTGATTGCACAACCTAAAACTAGTTCAAACTTAGTTAAAACATGTTACAGTTATGGATTACTAAGTACCGTATACACATATGATGGAGAAGAGATAAGTGGAATACCAGAATTATACAAAGCGTTCGTCATATACAAAAGAGTTAccaaaggaaatttattttatattaagttttatACAGCGCCGACTGAGATATTATATGAAGAAATCAAGTCACCAATTCAAGTTATAAAGATAGGTTTGACCAAGGATATGATAATACCAGAAGATATAGAAAAGCAGGCTGAAATACCAAAGAAAGAAATACCAAACTTTTATGCAAATAAAAGGATAATTGgtatatcaataattatacaAGAACTACCTAACAATTATTTAAACGGCAATGCTATTTGGAGCTACTATGCAAGAGACCaagttatgatatattcaaattcaagagAATTAAGAAGAGCAGATATGGATGAAGTACATCGATggattttatcattattaaagCCAGAGGAACAACCTACAACAAGAGCATTAAAGAAAGAATTTATTTCAGAAGACTTATTAATCAGATATTGTAAACTTATTGGACACAAATACCCAGATCACAGATGTTCCAAATGTAATGGAGAAGATAATATTATACCAGATGTTGATTTGGAGTAA